The sequence TCTCTATACAAATTTGGCAAATTCGTGTCACAGCCTTAGATCTAATTCTTGCAATTCCTGCAAGAATtgcacctccagctcctctgggaagcagagaAGCCCCCGGGCAGCCAGGAGTGCCAGGCTCGGGCACAGCCCCCGTCCCACCAGGGCTGGCCATCCTCggcctccagcctggccaggtgGACTTCTTGAACCAAATCTGCTTTGACACATGCTCCCAAAAGCGCTCCAGGCCAGAGAGCAGCTGAGTATGGAAAAACTGATTGCATCAGAAACACTGCAGCCAAAAGGAAATCAAACCATGACTTCAAAGCCaatcaaaaaaccaaaacaacccccccaaaaGCAAGCGTTTATATGTGTGTAGATGTAATAAATATTGCAAAGCACATTTGTCTTTCCCCCCCCCAAGTCAATAAGTATAAAGAAATAACCAATGCACCAAAACATCAGCTTCCTGCAATGAAAACGTTGGAGTCAGCAAAATACCTGCAAGCCAACTGAAGGGAAAGCTTTTGCATTGTCACCCAATCACAAGTTGCTTCCAGTTCTATGCAGCCAAATCAAACCCTCTTCAAATTCACAAGTTTGACCTAAATAAGCACCACAGCATAAAAAGCTTCTTTAGAAGTAGGATGTCAAGAGactttgtttaaaatataaaataaaatgtgagaTAAAAGGTTTCCATTGGTCAAGTTTGAAAAATTGCCTTCCTTTATCCAACCACAGCCTGTCCTTTCGAGCCAACCAAAACCACACCTTTAGGTTTGTCCTTAATGAACACAGCCCGGCTGAGTTGCAAAATCTGACAGGAATAGATGGCTGTGAGATGCATTCTGAGGGTTGGGCAAAGGGAAACAACATTACAAAGGAGAAGGAATACCAAGGAACAATTAGGGTGGGCAGAGGAACTTATTAATGCTCAGCCATCCTCCTCTATCTTCAGGAGTCTCACTGTCCTCTCCAGTTCTGTGTTGTTCAGGTGTCCTGTAGTTACTGTCTTCTGTCTTCTGTCTCTGACCTGGAAAATGCCATCACAACATCCTCAGCACCTGCAACAACAATGGATACAGGAAATCTGTGCcataattatttcctttaaagaGCAGTGGAGAGAGGCAGTACCCAAAGTATCATTCTACACATCCACACAACCATCAGGAAAGCAAATGACAAACTAGGGAATGCCAAGAACACCACCACTGCCTGTCCCAGTTCAGGTAACTGCTCAGCTCCACAGAATCTTCTTCCAGGCCTTTGCAAAGTTCAAATTGAACTCAGAACATCAGCATGCCAAATTCCTCCAGTGTTTTACCTGAAGCATATCAACAAGCAAATCTGTTTTGTGCCCCAAGCAACTTCTGCCCATACACCTGCACACAAGGTAAAAGAGGACTAATAAAAATCTCTAATCTGTTCTCATTATATGAATTCCATTTCTTCAGTTATCTAATCTACTCCTCAGTTGCAATATAGCAGGAAAAGTGGTCAAAATGCTTATAAATTCCCCCTGCTAATGTTCTTAAAAGCTAAATCAATGTTCCTGAAATGCAACTACACTTACTTTTATAAATCTCACAATTTATTTGTTATAGGTACTCAAAGGAGGAAATATTAAGGACCAAGCAGTAGTAGTTTGTTTTTCATATGTAGGGCCCTTATCTTATATAAAACGACATCAAAAACTGCTCTGATGCACCCTCTTGCCAGCATTCAGAAGCCCTGCAGTCATCTCCCTTTTCATCTGCTGCACAAACTGTTTCTTCCTTGATCAAAACATAAATGATATATAGCACCAGGATCCAGCTCGGAATTAACAAGCTGCCTTGTTGATTTTAAAACACGCAAAAACCAGCAGCccctaaagaaaaacaaggatttCACTTGCAAGGATTGTGACAAAGCCTTCGATGCTGGAGGGGACGAgccccacgctgcagcagcaggaggtcggggcagctgcagcagcagctctggcaccaGTGCCCCACCAGTGCCCCACCAGTGCCCCACCAGTGCCCCACCAGTGCCCCACGCCTCCTGCAaggtgcaggagcagctggagctgcctggcaACCACAGAGACTCACCCAGCACGGCATCAGCTGCATTCCTTCCCAGATGCTGACTGCTTTCCTGGGTTCTCCCCTTTCCAGTGTCTCAATGGGAACAAAATTCCTGCAGGCTTCCCTGAATCCCAGGCAGGAAAGGAGGCTGCATCCCAGAAAACCCCACAGCTCCATGCCCTGCCTGCCCCGACTGCCCAGAGGCCACTGAGGGCACGTGGCCACATCTGGAGGTGTCTCCCAGCAAAAGAGCCTGGGTGACATTTGTCCAGAAAAAGGTCATCCACGTTTCTCAGCATAAAAGCAGGTTTTGTTCCAGCCCTTTCCTGTAACCCAAACTACCCAGAGCCAAAGGAAACCCAGCTAACGAGGCTGCTCATTAAGGAGCTCTCCAGTGCCCTGTACAGACACAAACACTGCCCAGGAACAGAGCTGGCCCTTCTGTCTGCTCAGGGGAAAGCAGGGAccccagcactgagctgctcctgcaggccCACTTGGCTCCCACAGCGGATGTTTTCTTACTCATCGagtaaaataatgtaaaaagcAGAGCACAGGTTATAAAGTTGAGCTGCACATGGTCAAGAGCCTGTGACTGAGACAATGGGATGGTGAACCACATCTGCTTGGAGCACATCCTTCACTGGGCTCTGCACTTCCAGCAATTAATGTACAGAACAATGGCAAAGGCACACTTTTACCTGACCTGCACGTCTCTCCACAGCTGTCCCTTTCCTGGGCACACATTTCTACCCTGAAATAGAGACGTACAACATACCCAGTGAAATATCCCCCATCTTCTATGAGCAAAGCATTGATTGCCACAAATCTTTGGACATTCAGATACTTCTCTCACTGCATCTGCCTCCCGCTTCCTCACCCTCATTCTTCCTACAAATTAACAATAATTAACAGGTGGGCTTATGTCCTATCTTAGAAAGCAATAGTGACAATCTTACCCACTAACTTCCAAAATAATCCTGCTGAGATTATGTTCCAGTTGCAGCTGTTTGAATTGCTGAATTTAGAGTTCTTTTACACCACTTATTCTTCAGTCTTAGCAAGCCAAGATGAGCTGAAGGTCAAATGACTTTACTGCAAGGCAGGAAGGCTGCAGGCGTGCCCTGAGCTCAGTGTTCTCAGCAAGGACCTGGGCACAGAGACATGAACCCAGCAGGTACAGGCTGGATTGGAACACACCACCTCAACACCAGAGAAGATGCTGACACCTCTAACAGCTGTGTTCCCAAGTGCTCTTTGAATGAGAAATAGATATGTACACCTGATTTGCTTGTAGTCACCTGCAGAATTAATTAAGCCCCAAAAGCATTTAGAGGTCAGAAGGTTTAGCCTGCTGGGAATTTCTAAAGGctgccaaatttaaaaaaagaaattcttcacttcACACGAGATCTTTGCATACATACAATTCTTCACCCACCTTCCAGCAATAATCTTCTAAACATTAACTCTTCCCTGAAATTCCCAGTATTATCATCTTAGTCTGGCATTCTAAAAATACACCATGcactgctgagagcagcagcacactAAAACAAGCCTTGTGTTCAACAAAATAAaagtgcacagagcagagctcgATCTCCATTCTCCAtcagcacctgcagagccctgagcaCGGTCCCCTGGAGCCCCACAAGCAGCCTGGGTGGTTTTGgtgccccagcacccagagAACAGCAGAGTCTCACCCAGCCAGGCACGTGTCTGCATCTCAGCCTTGCCCTCCCCATGGACCAGCTTCCTCCAGGAGCCAGCACGACAATCCTGTTGCTATAGGAACACCAGAGCTGCAATCACCAAGGTCTCAGCACAATTCCCATCTCGTGCTTCCTCCCTGCACTGCTTCCatttccagagctgccagagcccagagccacCCACCCTCTGGAAATGCAAGGAGCTGGGGAACAGGGAATATGGGGCTTGTGCAGGAGATGCTTCTGGGCACAGAACTTCCCCAGAGGCATTTTGCTTGCACTCAAAACTATGTGAGAAAGCCTGATTTCATCGAGGGTGAGCTGTGTTAGCTCTTGCTGCAATGCAGGCAAGACCAACGTGTGAACAGCCCAGAACAGCTCAGGATTACAtcccctctccagcacacacacTGGCTGATCTGAGATGCCTCAGGGCTCCTCGGTTATTCTTGGAGccataaaaacaaacaacagacACTCCACAGATGTCAGCTAAAGAGCTCCTGGAGTAAAGAAAAACACCCTGGATTTTGCACTTTCATACAGGTGTTAACAatgattgaaaaataaaattacattaatattAGACTCAATTACCGTATCTCCTCTTCCaataaaaataagcataaaCTGAAGGGGAGTCTTAGCCTTCAGGCTTgattaaaaaatacagagataTTCTAAGATGCTGCTTTATCCAAATTAACTTCCATTGCTGGATCCTTAGACAACAAAGAGAGTCTCAAAGAGGAACTTTAAATGTCAGAGATATTGTATTAGCAGTGGCTCATGGAGGGTTGGCACAAGCCTGAACTCAGCAGGGACAGCAAAAACCCCTTCCTGCAGGGGAGACACGGCTCAAAACTCTACATCCCATCCCCTACACTCTTGTCAAGAAAACCCCCCGAGCCAGAACAACCTTCCTGGAACTGGAGCCAGCCTGCAGCACTTtaaggaacaaacagaaaccTGCAGGTCCATGGCAAAGCTCTCAGAGTGCTCAGGCAGCCACTCATTCTGGTTTTCGGGACAAAATGGGGATGTGAAGTTAGCTTTGTGTCTTTTGTGCCTGCTGGAGGAAAATGGCTCTAAAGATACATCAGGGACACCCTGTCCTAGGAGGAACAAAAGGCTGTGAAATCCACTGAAGTGCTAACTTGGTGTAAGTTACTCCCTAAATAACACCTCTTTTTGTTGTCATGTAAGACGAGCTGcgtaaaggaaaaaagaaatcctccAGAGGAGATtcaatgaaaacagaaaagtagGGGAGAAAATTCCTTTAAGCAATCTCGGAGCAACAGAACAGCGAGCTGTGGACTTGCAGGAGTTTTCCAGCACCAGGCAATGCCATCTAGTGGAGATGGGATCTCCCTTAGGGTGGCACATCCCACACTTAGGCCATGGTATTCCCATACTCAGGAATTCCATACTCAGCCCTTCCTGTTTCACCGACCCCAGGACCCAGCAgagggcacaggcagcagcaagcAAGGAGCATTATCATCACTGACTGGCAGAAACCTGGAGGGATTGCTAAGGAAATCAAAGTCCTGAGCAATAAAGAAGCAATAAGTAGCTCCTGTCTGTAGAGCACACTACAGTTTCAGCACCACTATCAGTTCCTACAGATGGTAGATTTGTCCCCTGGCAGGACTTCTGATTTTATCATCTTTTCTTAGCCAAAGTGCAGGTAATTCAGCATTGATTTCACTGGGAAAAATGTAACTTTTAAGGATCATGCTGGAAAATGCCAACTGCAGCTAAGTCTCTCTTAACTGAATGTGTCCACCTCAGTTTTTgacaagaaacaagaaaattctCACTTTAGACTGGCAGAAAAGCTGTGTATTCTGGCTCAGAATTCTTCAAGCATATCCACTTCCATCAGCCCCCAGCTATGCAAGGAATGAGCACAGCAAGTTTGTGCAGGTTGTGTTTGTAATGGATTTCTACATGCCTCAGATCTATACTAAATTTCTGCTCAGATCTTTCTGGCACGAGTCTCACAATGTTCCTTCAATTCCAAACTGCACTTCATGAACGTGATCTGGCACAAGGGCTgtgcaggggagggagaggaatCCAGTAAGAAACGTTCAGGTTCAGAAGAGATTAGtgggctcagagcagctccaCACAATTGTTTACCAAGACTTCTGCAAAGAATTAACAAAATCAGCATATCCCAGCCTGCAGGATGGGTTTCAGCAGGTGGCAAACGATTCTGGACATCCAGGAGCCTGCAGGTGCTGTTTTCTGAGGCTGCTGGCCCAGGGCAAGCAACtccagggcagagggagggcacagggggcactgggcagcactgggagggcactgggggagcactgggcagcactggggggTACAGGAGgcactgggcagcactggggggcacaggggggtacagggggcactgggagggcacagggggcactgggcagcacagggggcactgggggacactggaggacactgggagggcacagggggcactgggagggcactgggggaagcactgggcagcagtggggggcacaggggggtacagggggcactgggggacactgggagggcaCAGGGGGCACTCACCCTGGTCGATggagtgctggggcagctggctCAGCTGGCTGTTCACCACTCCCGCGTACGTGCGCAGGAACTCCTCCTCGCTGGCCGTCAGCTGTGGGCACAgaggtgacagaggtgacagaggtgacaccCGAGCACTCAGCAAAGCAGAAGccaccccagctcccagggacaggcaccacagcacctctgctctgctcctcaccACCTGCCCCACCCCTGACTTGTGCACCTCGAGCaccagcagggacacagcagccAAATGGGACATCAGGAACTCACGGGTAGGTTCAGTGCCACCTTAAAGCAACTGCTTTGCTTGGCTCCTTTGCCAGTAATGGAgaacttgaaataatttatctatATATGGTAGTTCCAGGCATCACAAGCCTGATAACATGTAAGTAAAAATCAGTTGTGTTCAAGTGATAACGGTTAAATCCAGGATGGCTCAAACAAATCAGCATTAAAGCCAGACCATCACCTGCCCATCTCAACAAGCACTACCCCAGTTAGTCCAAAGTTTCCTGAAAACCCACAAAGGGTGGGCTACAAAGTGCATCTTACGTTTGATCCCATCTTCCTGAGCATGAGCAGCACCCTCACTTTCTGCTGAATGTACATCTCCTCCGGACTCTTTCCGGGGACGCCCTCACGGTTCATTcccctcctgccagctcctgatTTCCTGCAGATACAAAATCAGCAAAACAAACTAGAACAGCCAATGGGGTCTCACAGGAAATGGAGGAAAAGTTTCATTTGCAAAATACCTGTTTTTCACCAGTGGGTAGATCACTGAATATCCTGGGAGAGGGAGGAATCACATCCTTCCCCAGAGAAACCCTTAAAAATGTCAGCAGCTAAACTGGGCCTACAAATGCAACTGAAACATTCACAGAGGCTCCTGTTCACATCCACAGCTCATTATCTGTGGTTACATTACTGCATGAGTAGAAAAAGAATTCTAAGAACTAGATGAAAGAACCAGCCTGACAGAAAAGTCCGTGGCTTGGGGGTTTTTCCATAAATAAGCACAAGCAGAATGAAAACAGGATGCAAAATGCACAGCCATCAAGCCCACAATGGCTAAACAAAAGCTGTGTGAAACCTAAACTCTTAAgtctttcccctttttttcttttttcctttatatatCATATGAAAAGGCCACTGCGTCACTGTAAAagttattaaaatttattaaattattttggagaCAAAGCATAACTAAGAGGATCAGGGAAAGAGTATCATTTAAAAGGTGAGTTTTTGCttcttatttaaataaaaataattatgttacGGAATAAACAGACTGTGCCATCCAAATTCTATAGCACAAAGCAGGATTACACTATAATATGAGTATCTGGTAATTATTTAAGTTCCACAACAGGGTGTTTACCAcgacaaaaaacaaaacaacgtTCAGGCATTCTCTTCAGCTACTCTTAAAAATCACCCTGAACCATGTTTATTTAGTCAACAATAGTAAAAACCTTAAcctgaaatgtaaaaaataacGGTGCTTCAAAGAACACACAAttccagcagcaccacaaaCAGACCCAAACCTGAGCAGCACTGGGTGGAGAAGAAATGCAACCCCTGAAGGGACCCCACAAgggagatggagagagacaGGAGTGACAGCACAAGGGGAAAGGCTTCACACTTATGGAGAGTGGgtttaggtgggatattgggaagaaattcttccctgtgaggccctggcacaggtgcccagagcagctgtgggctgcccctggatccctggcagtgcccaaggctggacactggggtttggagcacctgggacagtgggaggtgtccctgccagggcaggggtggcactggaggggttctgaggtcccttcccacccaaaccattccatgctCCCATAAGTGGATGGAGGTGTGGCCCAGCCACTCCTGCATCACACACACATCAGAGAAGTGGCTCCAAAACAGGTCTTCAACAGCTTTCCACTGCCAGAACTGGGTCTGGTCCTGCACCAGCCTATAAATGTGATTTCCTGAACCTCAGTAATGAAGGGAACACACTACACAAGGCTTGCATAGGGAAGGCAGTATCCCAGCAGGTTCAAACACAGTTTTCCCAGTAATGCTGTCCTGCAGTCATTACCAACCTCTCCTCTCACTTCATTTCCATTATTACTTTTAAGGGAAAGTAATCTGGGTGTGGAAACCGTTTAAAATTACACAGAGGCCCTCCTGAGTGAGTCAGAAGTAATGCaaacttcagcagcagctgctgggacaggCTTTGCCACCCACATTACTGAGCATGGAGATAACAGCAGTAAAAAGTGAGAAAGATCCATCACCAGTCCTCCTTGTTTAAGTGGGAAGAGTTGATTTGCTATAGATGGCTCTGCTTGGAAACCTGCAGCCTGTACATGTGCAAGGTGATGACTGTTGGGGCTTTTTATACAACCAGCAAACAGCTCTCTGAAGGGGGAATAAACAATCCCATAATTTTGCCTAGTGTCAACTCAAGTAAGTAAACTGGATTATGCTAGGTATATTCTCCACAGTGCAATTTACTGAGTGCTAACAAGGGATGTCAATAGTAAAGCAATGAGCAAAATAAGATAGTGAGCAAGAGACATTAAGTTATACACGTCCAGAGACTGATAAAACAATAAACATTGATCAAGAAATCCAGTCAGTCTGAAAGGTAGGGACTGGTTCTTAGTAttgtaaatacatttaaaaaaatattgtactTGAAAAGTGAAGCTGCTGAAATGCAGGAAGACATCTAttgtttaaaaatgaaacaaagtgGATGGGATATCAGTAGGTGGCACCATCCACAAGCACCAAGAAAATGCCACGGCTGCCCCCAAGCCAATAAGGATGACCTCACTTCAGCACTGCTCTGCACATCACATACTTCCTGGTTTGGTTACTATTCATTGTTTTCCACCATTACTATTAATTTCAAGAATTTAAAAAGGGGTGATGGGAATTCCTATCTAAGCCTGGCTCTTCTGAAGTAACCTTCAGCCAAGATGGGTTTGTCATGAAGCCACCTATTTAACAGGAAGGATAAAAATCCTAAAGCCCATTCAGTGAATGCTTCACGTAATTAGGAAGCAGCATGGGGGGGAAAAAGCACTCAATATGGCTCAAAAAATATGTACAGAGAGGTAAAATTAAACTTTCAGAGCAACAGCACTTTGCTCTCCCTGCACCACACAACTACCCTGCCACCACAGCTCTTCCTACTCGATGACATCGAAGTGGAAGGATAAAGGTCAGACCCCAGCATGAAAATGTGCACATATCTCTGTTTTCTTGTTACATAAAGCTTTCAGAAGACACAGTTTAGGATGACAACATCACCCAGCATATGCTACATGAGAGAATTTCCAAACCCACATACAAAGCTGCTCCATGCCCAGAAGACAGCATGATCCACATTTGCAAATGAAGGACTGAAAAATCTTTTCAAAATACTTACCAAGGTTGTTCTCTCCAGAAAGCTACATTAATATGCTAGACATTATGAAACACTCCTTAagcagcatttccctgcccCCACAAATCTTTCTGGCTCATGGATGAGTGGTCACTGCCCCATCCCCAACCAACAAAACACCAGATTTCTGTGCTAACGTACCTGCTTCTAGAAACCACAGGAGATCAGATAATCCACGTGTGCAGTTCTGATCAGAGACTGAAGCTGGGAAAAATGTAGGAGGGAACTGCCCTGTGAAAACAAAtgagcaaagaattacagaacaTACCCATCTGAACCCCAGAAAGATCCTTAATTCAACACACCTTCACTCCCAGTCTGCTCCAGAACACATTCTAGGTAAAATTCAAAAAACTGCACCATTGTCTGGAGCTGTAAACATAAGAACCTTCTTATgtttaaagtttttaaaaatcaagctgtttttcagctgcaaGATTTCCACCCTGACCATACCAGTGACATTTCCAATCACTTGAGGATGAATTGCATTCAAGCTTTGCATTCTTGAGGGAGCTTTCAGCACAAAACCCAACTGATACATCCTGGCCTCAAAGAAGTAATGGGATCTCAGCTGAATTTCTGGGAATGGCGTCCTGGAtgcctggcactgcaggaagaGAGGCCAAAGCTGGTGAAGCCATAGAGAATGCACTATCAGATCTGGAACTGGTCTCTCCAGGTAAGGGTGAGGCAGATGTGCAGAGCCAACAGGAATATTTGGGCTGCCTGTGCTTACCTCTGGCAGCTAAACCTGGATCTACTCCCCAGTTTTCCATTCCTTTCTCACAAAAAAGACTGACCCCGCATTTCAAAAGCTGCAGTGTTAGTCAGAAATGCCTGAATTCTTCACTAAACTCTGTTAAAAGACTAAATGCTTCAAGCTTGTCCTGCTGCACCCAACACACTGCAAATGGACATAACTGGGTCACCTAATTCTCCCTAGTTTGCCAGGCACAGGCAATGAAATTTagttctcatttatttttaagatgatTCACATGACAGAATAATAAACAACAAAGATCTATATATTACAGCCAacactgccagcccagctttgCCAAAGCAATAATCTGAGTTTGCAAAcactccctccccttccccagcagcacagaaagctGTCCTGCAGTCCAGCACCTCCctccccacgctgcctgcagtGGGCTGGGTGAGGATCCCAGGAATTCCTTCAGCTCAGCAAGGCCCAACATGTGGACTGGGCAGAGCCAGGAACGCCTGACATGCCCATCTGTCTCCTtccacagcctgtgctgggctggggaaagctgtgcagccctgccctggcacaccAAGCACGAGCAGCACCTTCCCACTGACCCTGGGGATTGGAGCTGCAGCTCCGGCAAGGCAGGAAGTCAGAGATCAGAGGAAGCCAGGCATGGCTTTGGAATGAGCAGCTGGAGGTACTTCTACACCTAAACACACCTGGGCTACTGTGCAAGGGCATTACCCAAGTAATGTAATAGCTAAATACTTCCAATTTTCCCACTAGCTTCCTCACATCTCCTCACTGTTACTTGTTCTGAAAActctaatgaaaataaaatatatttcttcccaaaaatgaattaaaagaCCACAGTGGCTTTCTCTTTAATCACCAACCCCAGACACAACAGtacataatgaaaaaaatactgtaactGCACTTAGCCTtc comes from Lonchura striata isolate bLonStr1 chromosome 24, bLonStr1.mat, whole genome shotgun sequence and encodes:
- the CTNNBIP1 gene encoding beta-catenin-interacting protein 1, which codes for MNREGVPGKSPEEMYIQQKVRVLLMLRKMGSNLTASEEEFLRTYAGVVNSQLSQLPQHSIDQGAEDVVMAFSRSETEDRRQ